The Nitrospira sp. CR1.1 genome has a segment encoding these proteins:
- a CDS encoding cation:dicarboxylase symporter family transporter, producing the protein MTKTSATSNCLPMPLYTQVLIAVIFGGLLGVIFGQEPYLGGVTNSQLGKLGMVVVQLLKTLAIPLIFFAILDALIRTSLPLSQGTRLLVICVVNVSVAMTIGLVIMNTWQPGLSWQGRVDQLLQLVPGSTLPAKVATSQTPIEDLAAYIPRTILSPFSTNNIIGVVLLALVLGTGLRRLHIKAARTGAEDHAVVRGVERVYEWLVRILGWIIHLVPLAVFGVVAQVVGKSGVGVFSALWIFLVAMLAGLTIHALIYYPLVAWFVGKKSPKVYLGEGADAIMTAMSCNSSLATVPVTLQCLHRMKVSAQSARLAACVGTNLNNDGITLYEAMAALFLAQALGYDLSLTSQFLIVAASIIAGAGVAGIPEAGLIVLPLVLSAAGLPDSIIAAAIPLIMTVDWIVARARSGVNVMSDMLVAILLDAGLSKPAAEPGVARYQPETVRRSGSPLS; encoded by the coding sequence ATGACTAAGACCAGCGCCACATCCAACTGCCTCCCGATGCCCCTCTATACCCAGGTGCTTATCGCCGTGATCTTCGGCGGTCTGCTCGGGGTGATCTTCGGCCAGGAGCCTTACCTGGGCGGCGTCACGAACTCGCAGTTGGGCAAGCTCGGCATGGTTGTCGTGCAGTTGCTCAAGACGCTCGCCATTCCGCTGATCTTCTTTGCGATTCTCGATGCGCTTATCCGAACCAGTCTGCCGCTCAGCCAGGGCACCAGGCTGCTGGTCATCTGTGTGGTCAACGTGTCTGTGGCCATGACCATCGGCCTGGTGATCATGAACACCTGGCAACCGGGCCTGTCCTGGCAAGGCCGCGTCGATCAACTGCTGCAGCTTGTGCCGGGGTCCACGCTTCCGGCCAAAGTGGCGACCTCGCAAACACCGATTGAAGATCTCGCCGCCTATATCCCCCGCACGATTCTCTCGCCCTTTTCTACCAACAATATCATCGGCGTCGTGCTATTGGCGCTGGTCTTAGGAACGGGTCTGCGCCGCCTGCACATCAAGGCGGCCAGGACCGGCGCGGAGGATCACGCCGTGGTGCGCGGGGTGGAACGGGTGTACGAATGGCTGGTGCGTATTCTCGGCTGGATCATTCACCTGGTGCCGCTGGCGGTGTTCGGCGTGGTGGCGCAGGTGGTGGGCAAGTCCGGCGTGGGGGTCTTCTCCGCGCTCTGGATTTTTCTCGTGGCGATGCTCGCGGGGCTGACCATCCACGCCCTCATCTATTACCCGCTGGTCGCCTGGTTCGTGGGAAAAAAATCGCCAAAGGTCTATCTGGGAGAGGGGGCCGATGCCATCATGACGGCCATGTCGTGCAACAGCAGCCTGGCGACCGTGCCGGTCACGCTTCAATGCCTCCACCGCATGAAGGTCTCCGCGCAATCGGCGCGTCTCGCGGCCTGTGTCGGCACGAACCTCAACAACGATGGCATCACCCTCTACGAGGCGATGGCCGCGCTGTTTCTCGCCCAGGCCCTGGGGTATGACCTGTCGTTGACGAGTCAATTCCTGATCGTGGCGGCCTCGATCATTGCCGGGGCCGGCGTGGCGGGTATTCCGGAAGCAGGGCTGATCGTGTTGCCGCTTGTGCTCTCGGCCGCCGGCCTGCCGGACAGCATCATCGCCGCCGCCATTCCCCTCATCATGACGGTGGATTGGATTGTCGCTCGCGCGCGCTCCGGCGTGAACGTCATGAGCGACATGCTCGTGGCGATTCTGCTGGATGCGGGCCTGTCGAAGCCTGCCGCTGAACCAGGCGTGGCGCGATACCAACCCGAGACCGTCAGGCGGTCCGGGTCTCCGCTCTCCTAG
- a CDS encoding BrnT family toxin: MKVFTWDITKAIANFEKHGVPFEEAASVFDDSDALDGDDPDHSAQESRRQRIGQSVSGRVLFVVYTVRRVDHEKETIRIISARQASRKERQAYAGF; the protein is encoded by the coding sequence ATGAAAGTGTTTACCTGGGATATCACGAAGGCTATCGCGAATTTCGAGAAGCACGGCGTTCCGTTCGAGGAGGCAGCGTCGGTATTTGATGATTCGGACGCCTTAGACGGCGATGATCCAGATCATTCAGCCCAGGAATCAAGGCGACAACGTATTGGACAGTCCGTATCAGGCCGTGTCTTATTCGTTGTGTACACAGTACGGAGGGTGGATCATGAAAAAGAAACGATCCGTATCATTAGCGCACGGCAGGCGAGTCGCAAGGAACGTCAAGCATATGCCGGATTCTGA
- a CDS encoding DNA polymerase subunit beta, whose protein sequence is MILRELVHAKRNKILDIAARHGARKVRVFGSAGRGTARRDSDVDFLVEMEDGRSLLDHAALILDLERLLRRLVDVASERGLRRVVRKEVLKDAIAL, encoded by the coding sequence ATGATCCTTCGCGAACTGGTTCACGCTAAGAGAAATAAAATTCTCGACATTGCCGCGCGCCATGGCGCGCGCAAGGTTCGTGTCTTTGGATCAGCGGGCCGAGGGACCGCGCGGCGAGACAGCGACGTCGATTTTCTGGTCGAAATGGAAGACGGTCGAAGCCTGCTTGATCATGCAGCGCTGATCCTCGACCTGGAGCGATTGTTGAGACGGTTGGTCGACGTGGCCTCCGAACGCGGGCTTCGACGCGTGGTTCGCAAAGAGGTGTTGAAAGATGCGATCGCGTTATGA
- a CDS encoding YncE family protein: protein MRRVRLLTCLSLLFLSCTSLASAELLALLNYESKPNQPARREGIAIMEIDPESPDFGKILMDIPLPPDLVAHHIFFNRDRTKAYITALNKSVLHTIDLTRFPYRLRAIDVPECQMLEDLVVSEDNRTWFLTCMGSSTVIMGDAATDRPAKVVRSGDGAPVSVRYPHGIAIHNGINRVLITSTVKPDMSEAGDSVTVIEANTGAVLSTHRVSSKPAPSKSAPVEVMFSPNTTPPVVHITNMMEGTLWAGVWDPTTSSFSFHEIDDFGPRQQGMPLEMLYNAKGDRLFVTTAKPGFVNVYDNSDPRHPKFLQAIPAANGAHHSLLSPDEHYLFVQNSLLNLEGMSDGSVTVIDLRKGGAVVGSIDTLKSQGFNPNCIMLLPNHFRGESLRADTRP from the coding sequence ATGAGACGCGTCCGACTCCTCACCTGTCTTTCGCTCCTGTTCCTCTCCTGTACGTCGCTGGCCTCGGCTGAACTGCTGGCCCTGCTCAACTATGAGAGCAAGCCGAACCAGCCGGCGCGCCGCGAAGGGATCGCCATCATGGAAATCGATCCCGAATCTCCGGATTTCGGGAAGATCCTGATGGACATTCCGCTGCCGCCGGACCTCGTCGCGCACCATATCTTCTTCAACCGCGACCGGACCAAGGCCTACATCACCGCGCTGAACAAGAGCGTGCTGCATACGATAGATCTAACGCGCTTCCCTTATCGTCTGCGCGCCATCGACGTGCCGGAATGCCAGATGCTCGAAGACCTGGTCGTGTCGGAAGACAACCGCACCTGGTTCCTCACCTGCATGGGATCGAGCACGGTGATCATGGGTGATGCGGCCACAGACCGGCCGGCCAAGGTCGTGCGCTCGGGCGACGGCGCCCCGGTCTCAGTGCGATACCCGCACGGGATTGCGATCCACAATGGGATCAACCGCGTGTTGATTACGAGCACCGTCAAGCCGGACATGTCCGAGGCGGGTGATTCCGTCACCGTGATCGAGGCCAACACCGGCGCGGTGCTCTCGACGCATCGCGTGTCGTCGAAACCGGCTCCTTCGAAATCCGCGCCGGTCGAGGTGATGTTTTCGCCGAACACGACACCGCCGGTGGTCCACATCACGAACATGATGGAAGGCACGCTCTGGGCCGGGGTGTGGGACCCCACCACGTCCTCATTCTCTTTTCACGAGATCGACGACTTCGGCCCGCGACAACAGGGCATGCCGCTGGAAATGTTGTACAACGCCAAGGGCGACCGCCTGTTCGTCACCACGGCGAAGCCGGGCTTTGTTAATGTGTATGACAACAGCGATCCGCGCCATCCGAAGTTCCTGCAGGCCATTCCCGCCGCCAACGGCGCGCACCATTCCCTGCTGTCACCCGATGAACATTATCTGTTCGTGCAGAACAGCCTGCTCAACCTCGAGGGCATGAGCGACGGCTCCGTCACGGTGATCGATTTGCGCAAAGGCGGCGCGGTGGTGGGCAGTATCGACACGCTGAAATCGCAGGGGTTCAATCCCAACTGCATCATGCTGCTGCCGAATCATTTTCGCGGGGAGTCCTTACGCGCCGATACGCGGCCGTGA